A window of Campylobacter lari subsp. lari contains these coding sequences:
- the cysS gene encoding cysteine--tRNA ligase, whose amino-acid sequence MVFFDSVLKKKCEFIPHEAKKANIYLCGPTVYDDAHLGHARSSVCFDFLRRVLITSGYEVVFARNYTDIDDKILKKMQESGKSLEEITNFYIKRYEEDMQALNILEPDFKPKATAYIEQMITYIEKLLELNLAYKLEDGIYFDTSKDDKYFYISKRNLEDNQSRLEENIAKKNDSDFVLWKFDEKFYPASFGKGRPGWHTECVVMIESIFKDKLDIHAGGIDLLFPHHENEACQCRCKNNHELANFWLHNGFVQINGEKMSKSLGNSFFLKDSLKLFNGEVLRFYLLSVHYRAHFNYALEDLQAAKKRLDKFYRLKKRLNLNAFIDEKTIIESEVSQNILDVLNDDLNASKALALLDEFINESNIYLDQNPKDEAYKIQLEKTLKELAFIFGIGFIDTIKYFQFGISEEKCQEIEEKITLRNKAKQEKNYVLADQIRDDLAKENILLMDTPNGVVWEKNG is encoded by the coding sequence ATGGTTTTTTTTGATAGTGTTTTAAAGAAAAAATGCGAATTTATCCCACATGAAGCAAAAAAAGCAAATATTTATCTGTGCGGGCCTACTGTATATGATGATGCGCATTTAGGACATGCAAGAAGTAGTGTGTGTTTTGATTTTTTAAGAAGAGTTTTAATAACAAGTGGTTATGAAGTGGTTTTTGCTAGAAATTACACTGATATTGATGATAAAATTTTAAAAAAAATGCAAGAAAGTGGTAAAAGTTTAGAAGAAATTACAAATTTTTATATTAAAAGATATGAAGAGGATATGCAAGCACTTAATATCTTAGAACCTGATTTTAAACCAAAGGCCACAGCTTATATTGAGCAAATGATTACTTATATAGAAAAACTTTTAGAATTAAACCTAGCTTATAAACTTGAAGATGGGATTTATTTTGATACTAGCAAAGATGATAAATACTTTTATATCTCTAAAAGAAATTTAGAAGATAATCAATCACGCTTAGAAGAAAACATAGCTAAAAAAAATGATAGCGATTTTGTTTTATGGAAATTTGATGAAAAATTTTATCCTGCAAGTTTTGGCAAAGGAAGACCAGGTTGGCACACAGAATGTGTTGTAATGATAGAGAGTATTTTTAAAGATAAGCTTGACATTCATGCAGGGGGCATAGACTTACTTTTTCCTCATCATGAGAATGAAGCTTGTCAGTGTCGTTGTAAAAACAATCATGAATTAGCTAATTTTTGGCTACATAATGGTTTTGTACAAATTAATGGTGAAAAAATGAGTAAAAGCTTGGGAAATAGCTTTTTTCTAAAAGATTCTTTAAAACTTTTTAATGGGGAGGTTTTGAGATTTTATCTTTTAAGTGTACATTATAGAGCACATTTTAACTATGCTTTAGAAGACTTACAAGCTGCTAAAAAAAGGCTTGATAAATTTTACCGCTTAAAAAAACGCTTAAATTTAAATGCTTTTATAGATGAAAAAACTATTATAGAAAGTGAGGTATCTCAAAATATCTTAGATGTTTTAAACGATGATTTAAATGCCTCTAAAGCTCTAGCTTTACTTGATGAGTTTATCAATGAAAGTAATATTTACTTAGATCAAAACCCAAAAGATGAAGCTTATAAAATACAATTAGAAAAAACCTTAAAAGAACTTGCTTTTATTTTTGGCATAGGTTTTATAGATACTATAAAATATTTTCAATTTGGCATTAGTGAAGAAAAATGTCAAGAAATAGAAGAAAAAATCACTCTACGCAACAAAGCAAAACAAGAAAAAAACTATGTCTTAGCAGATCAAATTCGAGATGATTTAGCCAAAGAGAATATTCTTTTAATGGATACACCAAATGGTGTGGTATGGGAGAAAAATGGATAA